The sequence ctttataaatggcattcgggacgtcgaaacgaagcgagccacatacgcaaacccaaagccaacattcgcagaaacggtatcccacgcactgattcaggaaacagtgtcacttttgagtaagcccgcataccaagctcatcgcgtggaagtagaaaggccagagtgggtagacgcaatattggaggcgctgaaaagatcgcaaaagcggagtgaagaGGTTATCAAatacttcaaatgcgggaagcccggtcacattgcacgtcattgcgatcttggtcctaatagttccaacaatgtgggtggccgtaaacgcaaagttggaggagatgagcaagagcgtgtcagatgtaaagaacgaaaacttgccccagctattgaatgtcctgtgatatctgtgtcgcaaattggaagaaaatcgagcagtcttgccgttgaaggaaagctggatggcaaggagcgtgtactgactgtagataaggggagaatctcattccttgatccgatctgacttggtcaacaggagaataaaaccgttacctggagcaaggttgcgtacggtcactggcgagtataaccaagttcagggagaagtgatatgtgaagtcttgattgaaaaggtcacggttctacacaaattcgttgtggcgaagatcgttgaagaagtcatattgggagtggacttcttggttgaccatgacatcaagatcgatatgcagagaagggtgatgcgttatgagaaccaggatataccacttaacttcaagttggggaaagggttcagtagtaatcgagtaatggtggagaagactcgacaaaggccacgaaagtcaaaagaaaaggttgatggatcgaatgggccaaataaagcgaaattaaaagtacctgcgagaaaaagaccggcatcgacaaaccctaatggacgcactaaaacgactgaaagaatttttcagaaagaatgcaagggtggtttcaagccagcgcgcactactgttgtgaaacgtccagacgataatgatgatgcaaagtcaatccgtcaagtgcaagctctgcgaagaagtttattggccaaacaacagagtgcgagggaacgatcaagaataatgagtagtaagatgaaacgcaggtacaatgagaacaaaaattcggaaggtttcttggagggagatttggtactgttaaacaacccccaccggcggaaagatgttccatccaaattttggtgtagtttgggaaggcccgtacaaagttgtgaagaagatcagtgataccatctaccacatacaaaccactgggaaaccacggattagaagagtggtacatttggagatgctagcggcgtttagatcgggagatttgtctaatcggtacgatcagacttaggtggagggcagtgttatgaatattagcaaaactaagaggtgctgctatctctaagccaatgctaaacagtgatatcatgcacatccatagataaatcattatgtatctacataaacgaaacaataattgcgtctacacatatgtaccatgtacgtatacgagtagcggagaatcaatgcacaaacacatgcatatatctgagatactcctgaaagtatgcaatgagagaagctataaaatcgtgcaattgtagttacagctgagaagtttgaaagctgatggcaactagtagattctggaagcgcctagaagatgcgaacgttgaaatcagagagtataaaaggcagcaaaagtagaggcgctggaattcagtttgagttgagctatcaagcagtttcgattaagacgctatctagcgagcaatagcgggtattattttgaaagtcagtttcatttaagctatcagtttggttattaagccagcgagttgcaaagtataagtgttattgtgaagtactttaattaaggccatttttccattattcaatattggagttatttattcaacagtttagtgatacgaacttatcgctacaacaacaacaacaacgaacttagaaaaagggcaaataagaggatttgcagtaaattcgttacagtatacaATGAATTCGAAAGAAGCATGTGAATCTCCTCATTCGGCTGGggcttattaaaaattaatctCTTATAGTAATGACGAATAAAACAACAGATTGTAttaacttttaatttgtttaaacgcGTGCGTGCCCTTCGCTTCTTATGTCCAAACAAATTAGACTTACCATTTCTTTGAATCCATTCGATAGAAAGCGATTTTGCACCACAGCTGTAACGCTGGCAGGTGGTGCATCTAAATCCCGAAAAGAATCTAATACAATGAAGTCCAAACAAATATCATAGAATGTCATCGCTTTTACATTACGCGCTTCTAACTCTTTTTGTATTTCATCCCAATTATTGGGATTCTGCAAATAGTTTATCATATCTTCATAACCAACAAGAAACTCTTTGGTATCCTTATCGCCCAAACAAAGTAAATCTGTGAGTATTTGGCGGCCTGTATCACATACCCATTGTCCGATGGAGGGATCCTGATTTATACCAATAGAagttttattaaataagtaaatagttTGATAGAgtcaaacatatatttcaaatactcactttaaataaatattgaaatcCTAAACGCACACAGTGCAATTTTACCAAATATTCCGTATCACTAGAACAATGTACCAAATCGGCGCGTATGGTACGATATGGAATGGGCGTTTCTTCGTGCTGCTTCAACGCTGCGTTGTATAATGGATATTGTTCGTATGATGTTTCTACAAATTCTTCAAAATCTCGCATATCAGCCACCTGATCCAAAGCCGATGCGAAACTTTCAGCTGAATCAAAATTTGGATCTGAACCCGTACGACTCATCACCGATCTGTGCGAATGTTTATCTTCATCTATGCCATTTTCCAGCGCATGCCCAAGACCATCTTCTTCCACCTCATCTATAGATGGCTCATCGCGAAAAAGCACGGAACGCTGATCCAGAAACAATAATTCACTTTGTTCCTGAAGTGTATAGGCCATATCAAGTAAATTTTGTATTTCACGACAAAATTCTGACTCTTCTGCGGTGGTTAGCAATGCTGGCACACCACCTGGTGAATTGTGTGCTGCTAATGCATCTTCCCAAAAATTAATGACCGTATCTAACGCTTCCATACCCATCACACCCAATTGTTGTGTTGTTAAGTGTACCACTATTGCACCTGTTTGACTCTGAGCTGCGGATACAAGGGCACCAGCACCAATCGATCCCGATGCTAACGACATACGATCTGAATAGGCAACAGTTGAACCGGGAGGACTGCCAGAGCGAGCTGATGTCTTCGAGCCCGCTATTGATATCATATCATTGGGACTGCGCATACTATTACGCGTCCGACGACCAGTATATTTTCGTGTACGACGAGGGGGGCGTGGTGGCT is a genomic window of Eurosta solidaginis isolate ZX-2024a chromosome 4, ASM4086904v1, whole genome shotgun sequence containing:
- the Miga gene encoding mitoguardin isoform X2; the protein is MRSPNDMISIAGSKTSARSGSPPGSTVAYSDRMSLASGSIGAGALVSAAQSQTGAIVVHLTTQQLGVMGMEALDTVINFWEDALAAHNSPGGVPALLTTAEESEFCREIQNLLDMAYTLQEQSELLFLDQRSVLFRDEPSIDEVEEDGLGHALENGIDEDKHSHRSVMSRTGSDPNFDSAESFASALDQVADMRDFEEFVETSYEQYPLYNAALKQHEETPIPYRTIRADLVHCSSDTEYLVKLHCVRLGFQYLFKDPSIGQWVCDTGRQILTDLLCLGDKDTKEFLVGYEDMINYLQNPNNWDEIQKELEARNVKAMTFYDICLDFIVLDSFRDLDAPPASVTAVVQNRFLSNGFKEMALSTAVWSVLKAKKHGLKQTNGFMAHFYVISEQLSPLMAWGFFGPDENLRDICHYFREQMLGFLADIFSFQASRYTTVEEFAEDILQHMKTRVNNIGVKFSQ
- the Miga gene encoding mitoguardin isoform X1, whose translation is MQWLTAKWTGIRVLPFRMTTSQKVVVFSLTAGVALLGVLARFLRRRKPPRPPRRTRKYTGRRTRNSMRSPNDMISIAGSKTSARSGSPPGSTVAYSDRMSLASGSIGAGALVSAAQSQTGAIVVHLTTQQLGVMGMEALDTVINFWEDALAAHNSPGGVPALLTTAEESEFCREIQNLLDMAYTLQEQSELLFLDQRSVLFRDEPSIDEVEEDGLGHALENGIDEDKHSHRSVMSRTGSDPNFDSAESFASALDQVADMRDFEEFVETSYEQYPLYNAALKQHEETPIPYRTIRADLVHCSSDTEYLVKLHCVRLGFQYLFKDPSIGQWVCDTGRQILTDLLCLGDKDTKEFLVGYEDMINYLQNPNNWDEIQKELEARNVKAMTFYDICLDFIVLDSFRDLDAPPASVTAVVQNRFLSNGFKEMALSTAVWSVLKAKKHGLKQTNGFMAHFYVISEQLSPLMAWGFFGPDENLRDICHYFREQMLGFLADIFSFQASRYTTVEEFAEDILQHMKTRVNNIGVKFSQ